From the genome of bacterium:
AGGGTTCTTTAATCCTTTCCTCCACTATCCTTTTAATCTCCCGAGCACCATTTCTCTCACTATATCCGTCCTTAATAAGCAATTCCAATACTTCCTCACCAAAGGCAAGGGAGACTCCATACTCCTTAGACAGCCCTTTTCTGAAGGTCTCCAATTCTAAACTAATAATCTCCTTGATATTCTCTTTACTTAAGTGTTTAAAGAAAACAATCTTATCAATACGATTAAGGAACTCTGGTCTAAAAACCCTTCTTGTCGCATTCAAAGTCGCCTCTTCTTGAGTGGGGGTAGCATCTCTCTGAAAACCCATTCTCTCATCAGGAGGCAGGTTTGAGGTCATTATAAAGATAGCATTCCTTCCATCAATGGTTCTACCTTTAGCATCAGTCAGCCTGCCTTCATCAAAGAGCTGTAAAAATATATCTAAGACCTCAGGATGTGCCTTTTCTATCTCATCAAATAAGACTACAGAATAGGGTTTAGAACGCAATTTACCCGTCAGTTGACCTTCTTCCTCATAACCTACATATCCGGGTGGGGCTCCGATTAATTTAGACACTGTATGCTTCTCCTGATACTCTGACATATCCAGCCTTATCATCTCTTCCTCTGAACCAAAGAGAAGCTCGGCAATACCTTTGGCAGATAATGTCTTACCCACTCCAGTTGGTCCTAAAAAGAGGAATACCCCCAGCGGTCTATTCTTATCCCTCATCCCTGTCTTTGCCAGACGAATCTTATTGGCTACGATTGTTATCGCCTTCTCCTGACCCTTTATTCTCTTTTTAAGATACTGGTCTAAATTAAGGAGTTTCTCTACCTCTTTTTCTGTCAATTTGCTTACCGGAATGCCCGTAAGTTTAGAAACAACCTTTGCCACCTCTTCTTCTGTTACCACACCACCAGTAGTTCTATCCTGTTTTATTCCATCCATACTTAACTGAGGCAGAGAGATATAGGCACAGGCTTCATCAATTATATCTATTGCCTTATCAGGTAATTGCCGATAAGGAAGATAGCGCACAGAAAGCTCAACTGCTCTTACCAGAGCTTCGTCAGTGATTTTGACCTGATGATGTGTTTCAAATCTTTCTTTTAATCGCTGTAAAATCTTTATTGTCTCCTCTGGTGTAGGTTCAGTTATCATAATTGGCTGAAACCTTCTCTCTAATGCGGCATCTTTTTCAATATACTTGCGGTATTCAGAGATGGTGGTAGCACCGATACAGGTTATTTCACCCTTTGTTAGAGCAGGCTTCAGGATATTTGCCGCATCCATACTCCCTTCTCCTTTACCTGCCCCCACAAGGTTATGTATCTCATCCAGAAACAAGATTACTGCTCGATGTTCTTTTGCCTCCTGGATTATCCCATTAAGCCTTTCCTCAAATTCGCCACGATACTTTGTGCCTGCCACCAGACTGCTAAGATTAAGTTCAAATATCCTTCTACCAATGAGATTTTTCCCATAAGCTATTCTTTGGGCAAGCCCTTCTACGATAGCTGTCTTGCCAACACCTGCCTCACCAATAAGTACAGGGTTGTTCTTGGTCATTCTGCTTACTGTTCTTATTATTGCATGCATCTCATCTCTTCTTCCTTCGATTGGCTTAAGATTACCTTCTTCTGCCTCTTTTACTAAATCTCTGGCATATTTAGGTATCCAGTAAAGTGCAGATTTTTTCTGACTTTCTTCTTTAATCTCATCTTCTGCCTTCATAAGCAATCCTTCTAAAGATTCCCCTTTTTTGAGTGCTTCTTCCTTTAATCTTTCTGGTTCAATCTTAAGCTCTTTAAATACTGCACTAATTATCTCACCTGGTTTCTCTAAGATAGCTACTAAAAGAAAAAGAACATTTACCATCCCCCCTTTACTTAACTCTTCAGCCTTTTGAAAATAGCCCCTACATTCAGCACTACGATGTATCACCTTCTCTTTATAGGCATAATCTTCTTGGGGCAGTTTTTCTCTAACCAGCCGGCGCAGTTGTGTCATATTTAAAGAGAAACTCTGCATCAAATTCTCTAACACCTTATATTCCATCTCTAATAACTGCTTTGCTTGTATTCCTAACTGATTTAGCATCTCCTTAGCCGCAAATATTTTCTCTAAGGATAAGCATCCATTAAATATATGCTCTTTCTCAATAAATTCTGATTTTTTATTTGCCGCCTCTGCCACCGCCATCTGCCAGGCAAGAGTTACCCCTATAGAAAGCTTATCCATCACCTACCTCCTAAGTATTGCAGAATCATTTGTTTTACCTGATGTGCCTGAGGTAAATCAGGATTTAACCTTATTGCCGCCTCAACACATTTCAATGCCTCCTGGAATCTGCCCAATATAGCTAATTCAATCCCTTTGTTAATCCATGCCTCTGCATACCTCGGGTTTATCTCCAATGCCTCATCATAGCAGGAGATTGCCTCCTGATGTTTGCCAAGATTTACTAAGGTAAGTCCTTTGTTATACCATGCCTCTGCCAACCTCGGGTTTACCTCCAATGCCNNNNNNNNNNNNNNNNNNNNNNNNNNNNNNNNNNNNNNNNNNNNNNNNNNNNNNNNNNNNNNNNNNNNNNNNNNNNNNNNNNNNNNNNNNNNNNNNNNNNATACCTCGGGTTTATCTCCAATGCCTCATCATAGCAGGAGATTGCCTCCTGATGTTTGCCAAGATTTACTAAGGTAAGTCCTTTGTTATACCATGCCTCTGCCAACCTCGGGTTTACCTCCAATGCCTCATCATAGCAGGATATTGCCTCCTGATATCTGCCAAGATTTCCTAAGGCAACCCCTTTGTTATACCATGCCACTGCAAGCCTTGGGTTTATCTCCAATGCCTTATCATAGCAGGAGATTGCCTCATTATATCTACCAAGTCTTCCTAAGACATTCCCTTTGTTATACCATGCCACTGCATACCTTGGGTTTATCTCCAATGCCTTATCACAGCAGGAGATTGCTTCCTGAGGTCTGCCAAGATTGTCTAATGCAGTCCCTTTGTTATTCCATGTCTCTGCATCCCTTGGGTCTATCTCCAATGCCTCATCATAGCAGGAAATTGCCTCCTGATATCTGCCAAGATTTTTTAAGGTAACTCCTTTGTTATTCCATACCTCTGCATCCTTTGGGTTTATCTCCAATGCCTCATCATAGCAGGAGATTGCCTCCTGACTTCTACCAAGATTTAATAAGGCAGTCCCTTTGTTACTAAGTTCCCATGCCTCTAATTTTTCCCTCTCAGGTGGGGTTATTTTTTCCCCGGTCTCTTTTAAAAGCAGGTTTTGTAGTTCCTCCCTGATAAGGGTAAAATTCTGGTATCTTTTATCTGGCTCTTTTTCTAAACATTTTTTAATTATCGGGAAAAGGGATGCTGAAACCCCTGAAACAAGTTCAGGGTCAGCATGACATATGCCAGGGGGAGAAGGAAGGGGAGGAATCTTACCATATCTATGTAGCCGCTCATATTCTTCTCCGTTTCTACCCACAAAAGGTAATCTTCCATTTCCCGCCATCTGGTATAAGACAAGACCAAAGCTATAGACATCAGACCTTTTGTCGGCCAATCCTTCAAACTGCTCTGGTGCCATATAAGGAAGTGTGCCACAAACCCTCTTCCCCTTACTTCTAAATATGCTTAAAGAAGATGCTTTCTCTGCAATAACATCCCCCTTAAGTTCTATCTCTTGAAATGCCTTAGCTAAACCAAAGTCGGTTATCTTTACCGTCTTATCAAAGGTAATCATAATATTATCTGGTTTTATGTCCCGGTGGCTATCTATCCCTTTAGAGTAGGCATACTCCATACCATAACAAAACTGGATGGAGAATCTTAAGACCTCAGATAGGGTCAAATCCCCAAGATAATGGCTTAAGGTATTTCTTCCCTGTCTATCCGGGGCAATATATTCAAGGACAATAAATAGCCTTCCCTCTAATCTCTCTACCCAAAAAGCACGGACAATATAGGGGTGTCTTTCCAATTCTGTCCAGACCCGGGCTTCTCTTTCAAATAGCCTTTGGCTATCTTCAGAAAAAAGGTATTGCTCCTGAAAGGTCTTAAGGGCATAAGGTATTTTATGTTCGTGGTCATAGCAGACATAGACCATACCCATTCCTCCTCCTAATACCTGGTAAATCTCATATCGGTTACCAATCCTATCCCCTACCTGCCATCTACCTGTGTTTGCCCTACTTCTTTCTGCACTCTCTCTTTTCCCCAAACCTCTAAATATACCCATTGTTTCGCCTCCTCTGTCCTGTTGGAATGCTCCTGGATAAAACCTATTTTTAATCAAAAATCTGGATGTGTTTAGTGAAGTTTGTTTTAGTGTTTAGTGATTTTTTATCCCTAAACACTAAACTCTAAACACATACGATTTACAATATTATTTCATAATAACCACTGCGCTTTGAACCAACAAATTTTATTTTGCCTTCTTTTTTCAATTCCTCTATATCCCTCTCAATTGTTTTATTACTTACCGCTAATTCCTTTGCCAGGGTGACAAAAGTAAATAATTCTTTTGATTTTATTTTGTTATATATATATTCTTTGCGTTCCTTTTTAGTAGCATCTTTAAGGAAGACTTTACCGACATTTTTCACCGACACTTTACCGACACTTTTCACCGACATCTTATGGACATCTTTAGTGATATGCCGATAAAAAGTTATGTAACCGTTCAGATAGTAATTCACCGCAGAGACGCAGAGGAACAGAGAAGACATAGAAATAAATCAGATCACAGAAAAGATTATTGAGGTAATCTTTGTAATACATAGGACATCAAAACCAAATTTGTTAATCAATTCATGATATATTATTGGTCCTCAAAAGCTTGCTCTGATGAAAATCAGGGATGGAATGAAGCGTATGGTAAATAGTTTTTAATTTTTTCTCTGCGTCTCTCTGTCTCTGCGGTGAACAGTTACCTAATTTTTTATTTGCCGCCTCTGCTACCGCAATCTGCCAGGCAAGAGTTGCCCCTATAGAAAGCTTATCCATCGCCTACCTCCTTAAGTCTTGTAGAATCATTTGTTTTAGCTGGTGAACCATTGGTAAATCAGGATTTAACCTTATTGCCTCATCAATACATTCTAATGCCTTTTGAAACCTTCTCAACTTTGCTAAGGCAAGCCCTTTATTATACCATGCCTCTGCATACCTTGGGTTTATCTCCAATGCCTTATCAAAGCAGGAGATTGCCTCCTCATATCTGCCAAGATTTCCTAAGGCAATCCCTTTGTTAATCCATGCCTCTGCCAACCTTGGGTTTATCTCCAATGCCTTATCATAGCAGGAGATTGCTTCCTCATGTCTGCCAAGATTGTCTAAGGCAAACCCTTTGTTAATCCATGCCTCTGCCAACCTTGGGTTTATCTCCAATGCTTCATCACAGCAGGAGATTGCCTCCTCATATCTGCCAAGCTTTCCTAATGCACCCCCTTTGTTAGACCATGCCTCTGCATACCTTCGGTTTATCTCCAATGCCTCATCATAGCAGGAGATTGCCTCCTCACTTTTACCAAGATTTACTAAGGCATTTCCTTTGCTATACCATGCCTCTGCATCCTTTGGGTTTATCTTCAATGCCTTATCAAAACAGGAGATTGCTTCCTGATGTCTACCAAGATTGCCTAATGCACTCCCTTTATTATTCCATGTCTCTGTCAGCCTTGGGTTTATCTCCAATGCCTTATCACAGCAGAAGATTGCCTCCTGATGTCTACCAAGATTCCCTAAGGCAAGCCCTTTGTTATACCATGCCAGTGCCTCTCTTGGATTTATCTTCAATATCTCATCAAAATAGGATATTGCCTCCTGATGTTTACCAAGCCTTCTTAATACATTCCCTTTGTTACCCCATGCCTCTGCATACCTTGGGTTTATCGCCAATGCCTCATCATAGCAGGATATTGCCTCCTGATGTCTACCAAGATTCCCTAAGGCAAACCCTTTGTTATACCATACCTCTGCATCCCTTGGGTTTATCTTCAATGCCTTATCAAAACAGGAGACTGCCTCCTGAAGTCTACCAAGATTTAATAAGGCGGCCCCTTTGTTATAAAGTTCTCCTGCCTCTAATTCTTCCCTCTCAGGTGGGGTTATTCTTTCCCCTATTTCTTTTAAAAGCAGGTTTTCTAACTCCTCCCTGATAGAGGTAAAATCCTGGTATCTTTTATCTGGCTCTTTTTCTAAACATCTTTTAATGATCGAGAAAAGAGGAGAGGGAAGGAGAGGAATCTTACCATATCTATGTAACCGCTCATATTCTTTTATACTACTGCCCACAAAAGGTAATCTCCCATTTCCTGCCATCTGGTATAAGACAATACCAAAGCTATAGACATCAGACCTTTTGTCGGTAACCCCCTCAAACTGCTCTGGTGCCATATAAGGAAGTGTGCCACAAACCCTCTTCCCTTTGCTTCTAAATATGCTTAAAGAAGATACCCCTTCTGTGATAACATCCCCCTTAAATTCTATCTCTTGAAATGCCTTAGCTAAACCAAAATCGCTTATCTTTACCGTCTTATTAGAGGTTATCATAATATTATCTGGTTTTATGTCCCGATGGCAATCTATCCCTTTAGAGTAGGCATACTCCATACCATAACAAAACTGGATGGAGAATTTTAAGACTTCCTGTAGGGTCAAATCCCCAAGAAGATAATGGCTTAAGGTATTTCTTCTCTGTCTATCTGGAGGAATATATTCAAGGAAAATAAATAGCCTTCCTTCTAATCTACCTACCCAATGAGCACGGACAATATAGGGATGCCTTTCCAATTCTGTCCAGACCAGGGCTTCTCTTTCAAATAACCTTTGGCCATCTTCAGAAAAAAGGTATTGCTCCTGAAAGGTCTTAAGGGCAACAGGTATTTTAAATTCGTGGTCATAGCAGACATAGACAATACCCATTCCTCCCCCTAATACCTGGTAAATCTCATATCGGTCAGCAATTCTATCCCTAACCTGCCATCTACTTGTGTTTGTTTTCCCCATCGTTTCACCACCTATAATTTTTCTAAGACCATTTCCTTAATATTCTCAGCAATTCTTCTTTGGTTTAAAGGTAGAAATTTTCCGAGGTCTAATTTTAATCTTTTCTGGTCAAATCCCCTGATTTTATCTACTAAATCCTTCTGGGTTACTCTTCTGTTATAATATTCCATTTTCTTATTAACCATCACCCAGTCAATTTGTATTCCTTTTGAAAGAAGATACCAGATGTCAAAAAGGTCTCTGCCTTTTACCCTATGTATCAATGCCCTTATTTTTTCTGTTAGAATCTCTTCCCACGACAGGCATTTGATAATAGGATATGGGCTGATGGGAAATAATGTCTCCATAACAACATCTTTTTCAGTCAAAGGCTTTTCCCTTAAAGAAAATTCCAGATGAACATTTAAGGGAAATTTCAACTCATCAGTCTTGTATCGCAAAAATCCTGTGAGACTGTTAATGTTAGAAGTAATCTGTCTTAATTCTATTTCAGGCATAAGAAGATTTATTTTTCTGATAATTTTGATGAGTAACTTTTTTATTTCATCAGCAGATATTAAAGAGGTAAAATCTAAATCTTCTGAAAATCTGAAGGAATTAAGAATTAGTCTCAAGGCTGTGCCGCCTTTGAAATAAATTTTTGAACTCTCTTTTTGCTCATAAAGCGCCGCCAGAAAAAGAATCTGCAAATACTCTCTTAAACAAGTGAACTCGTCAATAGCAAATTTATGTGATAATTCTCTAACCTGTTCTTTACTAATCATAGTTTTATATTCAATGAATCAAAGAAATTGCCAAAAATTTCACTCTTAATCTTGCCAGATAGTTCTCTTAACCTCTTTTTATCAATCTTATCTAATACCCATTCTTCAGGATTAATTACCGTTCTCCCATAACTTGCAAAGAAGATGGTATCAACAATGGCTTTTTCAGGGGTTGCGATAAGAAAATGTTGCTCTTTAATATAATCTGAATAATATCTTTGGTCTAAATGAAAATAGGCAAATTCTTTATTTACCGCCCTTATTTTTTTAGCCCTTTTGATGGTAACTGAAGTTATAACCTGTGGCACCTGAATTAAAATACCATAGTATGCCAGAGCAGATTCTAAAGAAACATAGGAGGGTTTATAGAGGAAATTAGCTATCTCAAAATCTGTAGGTTTTTTATCTTTTAAACAATATACTCCTTTAGCTATTCTGTCTAATAGACCCTCCTTCGTCAGCCTATTTGCCTGAATGTAGGCGATGTTATCACTTTCACTTCTGAGGAGTTTTTTAAGGTCAATCAGACTAAAAATATCTCTTCTGGATTTCTGTAATATAAGCAGTGCTTCTATCTTCTTCATCATCTATCCTTATATGCATTATTCTTAACAATATTGTAAAGGATTATGTATATATTGTCAAGCAAAAATTAAATTGAACCCTACATTTTTTCAAATACCTGGCGTAATTATTCAGCCACAGATAAATACGGATGAAACACTGAAAATTCGTAATCCGTGTCCGTTTTCCGTGTCCGTAATCAGGCTGAAGGCTGATGGCTGAAAATTCAGGTATAGTGCCTCGTGTCTCCTCTCCTTCTCCGCTTCTCCCTTTCTCCGTTTCCCCGTTTCCCCCTTTCTCATTTGTCCTCTACCCTCTGCCTTCTGCCCTCTGCCCTCTGCCTTCTGCCCTCTGCCCTCTGCCCTCTGCCTTCTGCCCCCTGTATTTATCCGTGCTAATCCGTGTCAATCAGTGGCTGAATAGTTACAGTCCTTTTTGAAATTTGATTTGTAATTTTGCTTTTTGATATTTGATTTAATTTCAGGTCTAACTCTCAGTTTTTCCCCCAAATCCTATTTTGCAGAACCATAGAAAAGAAGCCTTAATATCTTCTGCAAATACTATCTATCTTTCCCAAAAAGGCATTGTTTTCTTGTTCATTACCAATAGTTACTCGAAGGCAGTTAGGGATATCATCATTCAAATTACGAATTAATATCCCTTCTTCAACTAAATTTGAAAAAAGGGTATCTGCCGGGATATTAAGGGTTTTAAATAAAATAAAATTAGCATCACTGGGGTAAGGCATAATGCCCGTTATTCCTTTAAGAAATCCATAGACCCTTTCTCGCTCGCTTATTATCTGGTTAATTCGAGGTTGTAAAAGGTATCTAAAATTTTCTATGGCACAAGTCGCCACTGCTTGAGAAAAAGCATTCAGGTTATAGGGCAATTTTACTTTGAGAAGTTCATCGATTATTTGAGAATTAGCAATCAAATATCCAATTCTTAATCCGGCTAAACCAAATGCCTTAGAAAATGTCCTTACAATTATTACCTGCGGGTAAATGTTAATCAGTGAAATGAAGGTTTCCTTTGAAAACTCAAAGTAGGCTTCATCAATAATTATTAATGAGGTTGGCGATTCGTCAATAATTTCTAATACCTTTTCTTTTGAAAAAGAGTTTCCTGTTGGATTATTTGGATAAGCGAGAAAAATAATGGAAGGAGTATCCCTGGTTATTTTCAATATCTTTTCCTCATTTAATTCAAATTTGTCAGTTAAAGGTATTCCAATTGGCGTGGTGTTAGTAATCTGGGATAATATTTTATACATGGCAAAGGTAGGTGTGGGAAAAACAACTTGACCTGCGTTAAAAGTTAGCAGAATGTATAAGATTAGTTCATCAGAACCATTACCAACCAAAATTTCTTTTTTATTTATGCCAAGATATGCGGCAATAGTCTGGCGTAATTCATTTGAAAGTGGGTCGGGATAACGATTAAAACCAGTAATCTTTTCTTTAAGCAATTCTTTTATTTCGTCTGGTAAGTCATAGGGATTTTCCATCGCATCTAATTTAATTGGGCAGGAAATATCCGGTATTTGGTATGGTTTTAAGGTTTTAATATTTTCTTTGACTAATGATTCAATCATCAATTTATCCGCTCCTTTTTTGGTTGATAAATACAATTAGGCTCCTGGTCTAAGTAATCACCTGTTTTCGCATAGGCTCGTGCTCGGCAACCACCACACACATTGATATATTCACATCGTCCACATTTACCTTTGTATTTAGAAAAATCACGCAATTCGTTAAAGACTTGCGAATTTTCCCAGACATCTTTAAAACTCTGGGTTTTAATATCGCCACAACGAACATCTAAATAACCGCACGGGAATACCTCACCTTTGTAAGAGATGAAGCAATAAGAAGTTGCGGCCAAGCAA
Proteins encoded in this window:
- a CDS encoding ATP-dependent Clp protease ATP-binding subunit — encoded protein: MDKLSIGVTLAWQMAVAEAANKKSEFIEKEHIFNGCLSLEKIFAAKEMLNQLGIQAKQLLEMEYKVLENLMQSFSLNMTQLRRLVREKLPQEDYAYKEKVIHRSAECRGYFQKAEELSKGGMVNVLFLLVAILEKPGEIISAVFKELKIEPERLKEEALKKGESLEGLLMKAEDEIKEESQKKSALYWIPKYARDLVKEAEEGNLKPIEGRRDEMHAIIRTVSRMTKNNPVLIGEAGVGKTAIVEGLAQRIAYGKNLIGRRIFELNLSSLVAGTKYRGEFEERLNGIIQEAKEHRAVILFLDEIHNLVGAGKGEGSMDAANILKPALTKGEITCIGATTISEYRKYIEKDAALERRFQPIMITEPTPEETIKILQRLKERFETHHQVKITDEALVRAVELSVRYLPYRQLPDKAIDIIDEACAYISLPQLSMDGIKQDRTTGGVVTEEEVAKVVSKLTGIPVSKLTEKEVEKLLNLDQYLKKRIKGQEKAITIVANKIRLAKTGMRDKNRPLGVFLFLGPTGVGKTLSAKGIAELLFGSEEEMIRLDMSEYQEKHTVSKLIGAPPGYVGYEEEGQLTGKLRSKPYSVVLFDEIEKAHPEVLDIFLQLFDEGRLTDAKGRTIDGRNAIFIMTSNLPPDERMGFQRDATPTQEEATLNATRRVFRPEFLNRIDKIVFFKHLSKENIKEIISLELETFRKGLSKEYGVSLAFGEEVLELLIKDGYSERNGAREIKRIVEERIKEPLSQAMLEREKIGRGIKGWKVRIEVEDGKISCKDALATKPPKKGKGKK
- a CDS encoding tetratricopeptide repeat protein produces the protein ALEVNPRLAEAWYNKGLTLVNLGKHQEAISCYDEALEINPRYAEAWINKGIELAILGRFQEALKCVEAAIRLNPDLPQAHQVKQMILQYLGGR
- a CDS encoding serine/threonine-protein kinase; the encoded protein is MGIFRGLGKRESAERSRANTGRWQVGDRIGNRYEIYQVLGGGMGMVYVCYDHEHKIPYALKTFQEQYLFSEDSQRLFEREARVWTELERHPYIVRAFWVERLEGRLFIVLEYIAPDRQGRNTLSHYLGDLTLSEVLRFSIQFCYGMEYAYSKGIDSHRDIKPDNIMITFDKTVKITDFGLAKAFQEIELKGDVIAEKASSLSIFRSKGKRVCGTLPYMAPEQFEGLADKRSDVYSFGLVLYQMAGNGRLPFVGRNGEEYERLHRYGKIPPLPSPPGICHADPELVSGVSASLFPIIKKCLEKEPDKRYQNFTLIREELQNLLLKETGEKITPPEREKLEAWELSNKGTALLNLGRSQEAISCYDEALEINPKDAEVWNNKGVTLKNLGRYQEAISCYDEALEIDPRDAETWNNKGTALDNLGRPQEAISCCDKALEINPRYAVAWYNKGNVLGRLGRYNEAISCYDKALEINPRLAVAWYNKGVALGNLGRYQEAISCYDEALEVNPRLAEAWYNKGLTLVNLGKHQEAISCYDEALEINPRY
- a CDS encoding HTH domain-containing protein gives rise to the protein MSSLFLCVSAVNYYLNGYITFYRHITKDVHKMSVKSVGKVSVKNVGKVFLKDATKKERKEYIYNKIKSKELFTFVTLAKELAVSNKTIERDIEELKKEGKIKFVGSKRSGYYEIIL
- a CDS encoding serine/threonine-protein kinase, coding for MGKTNTSRWQVRDRIADRYEIYQVLGGGMGIVYVCYDHEFKIPVALKTFQEQYLFSEDGQRLFEREALVWTELERHPYIVRAHWVGRLEGRLFIFLEYIPPDRQRRNTLSHYLLGDLTLQEVLKFSIQFCYGMEYAYSKGIDCHRDIKPDNIMITSNKTVKISDFGLAKAFQEIEFKGDVITEGVSSLSIFRSKGKRVCGTLPYMAPEQFEGVTDKRSDVYSFGIVLYQMAGNGRLPFVGSSIKEYERLHRYGKIPLLPSPLFSIIKRCLEKEPDKRYQDFTSIREELENLLLKEIGERITPPEREELEAGELYNKGAALLNLGRLQEAVSCFDKALKINPRDAEVWYNKGFALGNLGRHQEAISCYDEALAINPRYAEAWGNKGNVLRRLGKHQEAISYFDEILKINPREALAWYNKGLALGNLGRHQEAIFCCDKALEINPRLTETWNNKGSALGNLGRHQEAISCFDKALKINPKDAEAWYSKGNALVNLGKSEEAISCYDEALEINRRYAEAWSNKGGALGKLGRYEEAISCCDEALEINPRLAEAWINKGFALDNLGRHEEAISCYDKALEINPRLAEAWINKGIALGNLGRYEEAISCFDKALEINPRYAEAWYNKGLALAKLRRFQKALECIDEAIRLNPDLPMVHQLKQMILQDLRR
- a CDS encoding nucleotidyl transferase AbiEii/AbiGii toxin family protein; amino-acid sequence: MISKEQVRELSHKFAIDEFTCLREYLQILFLAALYEQKESSKIYFKGGTALRLILNSFRFSEDLDFTSLISADEIKKLLIKIIRKINLLMPEIELRQITSNINSLTGFLRYKTDELKFPLNVHLEFSLREKPLTEKDVVMETLFPISPYPIIKCLSWEEILTEKIRALIHRVKGRDLFDIWYLLSKGIQIDWVMVNKKMEYYNRRVTQKDLVDKIRGFDQKRLKLDLGKFLPLNQRRIAENIKEMVLEKL
- a CDS encoding type IV toxin-antitoxin system AbiEi family antitoxin domain-containing protein gives rise to the protein MMKKIEALLILQKSRRDIFSLIDLKKLLRSESDNIAYIQANRLTKEGLLDRIAKGVYCLKDKKPTDFEIANFLYKPSYVSLESALAYYGILIQVPQVITSVTIKRAKKIRAVNKEFAYFHLDQRYYSDYIKEQHFLIATPEKAIVDTIFFASYGRTVINPEEWVLDKIDKKRLRELSGKIKSEIFGNFFDSLNIKL
- the hisC gene encoding histidinol-phosphate transaminase, yielding MIESLVKENIKTLKPYQIPDISCPIKLDAMENPYDLPDEIKELLKEKITGFNRYPDPLSNELRQTIAAYLGINKKEILVGNGSDELILYILLTFNAGQVVFPTPTFAMYKILSQITNTTPIGIPLTDKFELNEEKILKITRDTPSIIFLAYPNNPTGNSFSKEKVLEIIDESPTSLIIIDEAYFEFSKETFISLINIYPQVIIVRTFSKAFGLAGLRIGYLIANSQIIDELLKVKLPYNLNAFSQAVATCAIENFRYLLQPRINQIISERERVYGFLKGITGIMPYPSDANFILFKTLNIPADTLFSNLVEEGILIRNLNDDIPNCLRVTIGNEQENNAFLGKIDSICRRY